In Anopheles cruzii chromosome X, idAnoCruzAS_RS32_06, whole genome shotgun sequence, one genomic interval encodes:
- the LOC128278964 gene encoding paraplegin — MSLFSRMHVVPSYSSCTRSFHTAATRWSKQPPDPRNSDPNRGKKNEEDEKEKMMSVVTKTLIWMITIYMLVGFLSMVIPSKNRPESATRYVSWHEFVHHMLAVGEVKEVVVHPDMEMVTIILHDGAVVKGRRVQSTIFHMAVADVNKFEEKLRLVEERLGVAEGVAVLFERSGDVSGRILFTLFATGIIIALLSRIRGGRGPISMDSFTQMGRAKFTLVDPVEGGRGVWFKDVAGLQEAKQEVMEFVDYLKSPERYQRLGAKVPRGALLLGPPGCGKTLLAKAVATEAEVPFLSMNGSEFIEMIGGLGAARVRDLFKEAKKRSPCIIYVDEIDAIGRQREGTGGGMASQTSSGESEQTLNQLLVEMDGMASKEGVLMLASTNRADILDKALLRPGRFDRHILIDLPNLAERKEIFEKHLSVIALEEKPSNYSSRMATLTPGFSGADIANVCNEAALHAARTNQRSVTTNNLEYAVERLVGGTEKRSHALSPTERRVIAFHESGHALVGWLLPNSDVLLKVTIVPRTSLALGFAQYTPKEQKLYSREQLFDKMCMALGGRAAESLIFNRITTGAQNDLEKVTKIAYAQIKHFGMNPTVGPIAFPEERDSDPFTGKPYSKSLDNLIDFEARKMITQAYDRTEQILRDNVDKLNILAEALLKQETLNYNQVVELIGPPRYDDTIRKIEPIEFEDGLKKLAGTGPGEK, encoded by the exons ATGAGCCTCTTCTCCCGTATGCACGTAGTACCGTCATACAGCAGCTGCACCAGATCGTTTCACACGGCAGCCACACGGTGGAGTAAACAACCGCCCGATCCGCGCAACAGTGACCCAAATCGAGGCAAAAAGAACGAAGAGGACGAGAAAGAAAAGATGATGTCGGTGGTCACGAAAACGCTGATCTGGATGATTACCATCTACATGTTGGTTGGGTTTCTCTCGATGGTAATACCGTCCAAAAATCGACCCGAGTCGGCGACCCGCTACGTTAGCTGGCACGAGTTTGTGCACCACATGTTGGCGGTGGGCGAAGTGAAGGAGGTGGTGGTACACCCGGACATGGAGATGGTGACCATCATCTTGCACGATGGTGCGGTGGTGAAAGGGCGGCGGGTGCAGTCAACCATTTTCCACATGGCGGTGGCAGACGTGAACAAGTTCGAAGAAAAGCTGCGCCTGGTGGAGGAGCGCTTGGGCGTCGCGGAGGGTGTGGCGGTGCTATTCGAACGCAGCGGAGATGTCAGCGGTCGCATCCTGTTCACACTGTTCGCGacgggcatcatcatcgcgctgCTGAGCCGCATCCGGGGCGGCCGCGGGCCAATATCGATGGACAGCTTCACGCAGATGGGTCGCGCCAAGTTCACGCTCGTCGACCCAGTTGAGGGCGGGCGCGGCGTGTGGTTTAAAGACGTGGCGGGACTGCAGGAAGCGAAGCAGGAGGTGATGGAGTTTGTCGATTATCTCAAGTCCCCCGAACGGTACCAGAGATTGGGAGCGAAGGTTCCGAGGGGAGCCTTGCTGCTCGGTCCGCCAGGTTGTGGAAAAACGTTGCTCGCGAAAGCAGTGGCTACCGAGGCGGAGGTACCATTCCTTAGCATGAACGGGTCGGAATTTATTGAGATGATCGGAGGCTTGGGAGCTGCACGGGTGCGGGACCTGTTTAAGGAGGCAAAAAAACGGTCGCCTTGCATCATCTACGTGGACGAGATTGACGCGATTGGTCGCCAACGGGAGGGTACAGGGGGAGGCATGGCGAGTCAAACGAGTTCGGGTGAGTCAGAGCAAACACTAAACCAGCTACTGGTAGAGATGGACGGCATGGCTAGCAAAGAGGGTGTCCTGATGCTGGCGAGTACCAATCGTGCCGATATTCTCGACAAGGCGCTACTACGGCCTGGACGCTTCGATCGACACATTTTAATCGACTTGCCTAACCTAGCCGAGCGAAAGGAGATCTTTGAGAAGCATCTATCGGTGATTGCGCTTGAAGAAAAGCCGTCGAATTACTCGAGCCGGATGGCGACTCTAACGCCTGGGTTTTCCGGCGCCGATATTGCCAATGTTTGCAACGAGGCCGCTTTGCATGCGGCTCGCACCAACCAGCGCTCGGTGACGACGAACAATCTAGAGTACGCAGTGGAGCGGCTGGTGGGTGGCACCGAGAAACGATCCCATGCCCTGtcaccgaccgaacggcgCGTGATTGCGTTCCACGAGTCGGGCCACGCGCTagttggctggctgctgccgaACTCAGATGTTCTCCTCAAGGTGACAATCGTCCCCCGTACAAGTCTAGCCCTTGGCTTCGCCCAATACACCCCGAAGGAGCAAAAACTGTACAGCCGGGAGCAGTTGTTCGACAAAATGTGCATGGCACTGGGTGGCCGTGCAGCAGAAAGCCTTATCTTCAACCGAATCACCACGGGCGCACAGAACGACCTCGAAAAAGTGACGAAAATTGCATACGCCCAG ATCAAACATTTCGGCATGAACCCTACGGTGGGTCCTATTGCATTTCCTGAAGAGCGTGATTCGGACCCATTCACTGGAAAACCATATTCGAAAAGCTTGGACAACCTGATTGACTTCGAGGCACGGAAAATGATTACCCAGGCATACGATCGGACCGAGCAGATTTTGCGTGACAACGTCGATAAGCTCAACATACTGGCTGAAGCACTGTTGAAGCAGGAAACACTGAACTACAACCAGGTGGTCGAACTGATTGGGCCACCGCGATACGACGACACCATACGCAAAATTGAACCTATCGAGTTTGAGGATGGTTTGAAAAAGTTGGCCGGCACTGGACCCGGGGAGAAGTGA
- the LOC128269710 gene encoding uncharacterized protein LOC128269710 produces the protein MDVCAGGFGVCCVFQFGCDGRTEQNISYFYASLTSLANLNTVARCSGTVKLHRHVRQVLLEFVLFELLPPQQGNCREDRFFISVQNSNRVYPVLCGINTGQHMYLDIDAAYSQQLSLMAISNTKQASGTLLVKITQFAHPKSPADCLQFHDGLQGVVKSFNYDDYSTIESHTA, from the exons ATGGATGTATGTGCCGGAGGGTTCGGAGTGTGTTGCGTTT TTCAATTTGGATGCGATGgccgaacggaacaaaataTAAGCTACTTCTACGCTTCCCTCACGTCGCTGGCTAACCTCAACACGGTGGCGCGTTGCAGCGGTACGGTTAAGCTACATCGCCACGTCCGGCAAGTGCTGTTGGAATTTGTCCTGTTCGAACTGCTGCCCCCCCAGCAGGGTAACTGCCGTGAGGACCGGTTCTTTATTTCCGTGCAAAACAGTAACCGGGTGTATCCCGTGCTGTGCGGCATCAACACCGGTCAACACA TGTACCTCGATATAGATGCCGCCTATTCGCAGCAACTGTCTCTAATGGCAATTTCTAATACCAAACAGGCCTCCGGCACTCTATTAGTAAAGATCACGCAG TTTGCTCATCCGAAGTCTCCCGCAGACTGCCTGCAATTCCACGATGGTCTACAAGGGGTTGTAAAATCGTTCAACTACGACGATTACTCTACAATT GAATCACACACGGCGTAA
- the LOC128274038 gene encoding uncharacterized protein LOC128274038, producing the protein MGSEHSALRQHQQQQQQQQAAASQGAGTLDGGALRTGSLHRHPPNPGQYPAGTTSCRSGPMAGTAAGKLQRGNTIAESGVGFGVPHETDCSYGLPSAVPSSAYICDSRPVSPPMSVCSDSDLPYISYTDKPIGDSPKLRNKQQGKQVKTPRPNSAIVMNRSGAVSQSSAPEHADGAERGRVRLASSGRAGTHSIVVVKSATVRDVSIEKDDDIVRLQSVPMFLPVMRGTLTLPANRDPEVLERLQPAHLINMCSRLQSHFNTCALQVSSRQQQITNKIKEVDQEVSSALAQLVQKQKLYTSYAETFSKVRQVSQQLTRCNDILNQNIENMEYLNNLLAVDDRLEPFMWKTE; encoded by the exons ATGGGGTCTGAACATTCGGCATTAcggcaacatcaacagcagcagcagcagcaacaggcggCAGCGTCGCAAGGCGCCGGTACACTGGATGGTGGTGCACTGCGCACCGGAAGTCTCCACCGGCACCCACCGAACCCGGGACAGTACCCAGCCGGTACGACAAGCTGCCGGTCGGGGCCGATGGCCGGCACGGCCGCGGGGAAGCTGCAGCGCGGCAACACGATTGCCGAGAGCGGGGTCGGCTTCGGAGTGCCGCACGAAACCGACTGCAGCTACGGCCTACCGTCCGCGGTGCCCTCTTCCGCCTACATCTGCGATTCGCGCCCCGTTTCACCGCCGATGAGCGTCTGTTCCGACTCGGATCTGCCATACATATCGTACACGGACAAACCGATCGGCG ATTCCCCCAAGCTACGCAACAAGCAGCAGGGGAAACAGGTAAAGACACCGCGACCGAACAGTGCCATCGTGATGAACCGGTCCGGCGCCGTGTCCCAGTCGTCCGCGCCGGAGCACGCCGACGGAGCGGAGCGCGGTAGGGTCCGGCTTGCCAGCAGTGGCAGGGCCGGGACCcacagcatcgtcgtcgtaaagTCGGCCACCGTGCGCGATGTCAGCATCGAAAAGGACGACGATATCGTGCGGCTAcag AGTGTGCCGATGTTTCTGCCGGTCATGCGCGGCACCCTGACGCTACCGGCCAACCGGGATCCGGAGGTGCTGGAGCGCCTCCAGCCGGCCCATCTCATCAACATGTGCAGCCGGCTGCAGTCGCACTTCAACACCTGTGCCCTGCAGGTGTCGTccaggcagcagcagatcaCCAACAAGATCAAGGag GTTGACCAGGAGGTCTCGAGCGCGCTGGCGCAGCTAGTACAAAAGCAGAAGCTGTACACGTCGTACGCGGAAACGTTTTCGAAGGTGCGCCAGGTGTCGCAGCAGCTGACCCGGTGCAACGACATCCTGAACCAGAACATCGAGAACATGGAGTATCTGAACAATCTGCTCGCCGTCGACGACCGCCTGGAGCCGTTCATGTGGAAGACTGAGTGA
- the LOC128274049 gene encoding uncharacterized protein LOC128274049, which translates to MAQQKFFSGLTEGMINKASSERPDRQKTHFFWPDEYAPDDAPTVSQLQQSPAINRVRHHQPGQTSQPNGQPAYRAGPPPLTATSDRVPNAVRRSNIQFYDGVDSTFGELERVRANEKRRIEQFLRQQSEEDTGEGARAKRLSTMQSAIEFYDYVDTGGGAVAARQQPDLHGAVNGWLATASVGDDTEERDGASCRSSERSSTTYSGRSSPSGSGRAGGGLPEHKRHSQRHLRSSINFHGGDRAGGAEDGGATRKPLTVRESATSRVGVGLPDL; encoded by the coding sequence ATGGCGCAGCAGAAATTTTTCAGCGGCCTAACGGAGGGTATGATCAACAAGGCGTCGTCGGAGCGGCCCGACCGGCAAAAGACCCACTTCTTCTGGCCCGATGAGTACGCACCGGACGATGCGCCCACCGTCAGTCAGCTGCAGCAGTCACCTGCGATCAACCGtgtgcgccaccaccaaccgggcCAAACGTCTCAGCCAAACGGCCAACCGGcgtaccgggccgggccgccacCACTAACCGCCACCAGTGACCGGGTGCCGAATGCGGTGCGCCGTTCCAACATTCAGTTCTACGACGGGGTCGATTCGACGTTCGGCGAGCTGGAGCGGGTGCGGGCGAACGAAAAGCGGCGCATCGAACAGTTCCTGCGCCAACAGTCGGAGGAGGACACGGGCGAGGGGGCGCGGGCGAAGCGGCTCAGCACGATGCAGTCGGCGATCGAGTTCTACGACTACGTcgacaccggcggcggcgccgtcgccgcccgccAACAGCCCGACCTTCACGGGGCCGTCAACGGGTGGCTGGCAACGGCCAGCGTGGGCGACGACACCGAGGAGCGAGACGGAGCGAGCTGCCGCTCGAGCGAACGGAGCTCAACCACCTACAGCGGCCGATCGTCCCCGAGCGGTTCGGGGCGGGCCGGCGGGGGGCTACCCGAACACAAGCGCCACTCGCAGCGACACTTGCGCTCCAGCATCAACTTCCATGGCGGGGATAGGGCCGGCGGCGCCGAAGATGGCGGTGCCACCCGAAAGCCGCTCACCGTCCGCGAGTCGGCAACGTCCCGCGTGGGCGTCGGTTTGCCTGATCTGTAG
- the LOC128269721 gene encoding putative fatty acyl-CoA reductase CG5065 encodes MICATQPSGATEDGVDKPWHKAAPVVTDLNNNEVPEAGPTDASGPTAGSLRSFYDGRCVFVTGGTGFLGKVLIEKLLRACGGLRTIYILLRPKRGLSSEQRYREFVRHPVFDRLRAKTPQLLEKVVCVGGDISLPQLGLSERDHQALLEQVSVVFHVAATVRFNEALAEAATLNTVGTKRVLELCAEMLQLQSVVHVSTAYSNPCRSEVDEVVYPAPMDPDQFVQCVQMLPGEVLNAIASKLQGTHPNTYTLTKSITEQLVAGYAGRLPVCIVRPSIVTGAVAEPYPGWIDNVYGITGIMMEIGRGTISSIMCDERCTMDVIPVDIVCNTLIAAAWETQLSCPSAPLRVYNCTSGQINGIKWHEYGRLTQQSAVRNPTKYVMLYPGFRFRTNRAVHKLVELLLHFLPAYLFDVVMRAQGTRPIMAKIARRFQRAADTGEYFAMHEWTFRNDNLRRLGARVGQDADGAEFRTDVSGLDWPAYIEAYMLGIRRYVLKDELDSLGQARAKLHRLLWVKRILQLATLLLAYYLLSWVLFRWQRV; translated from the exons atgatcTGTGCAACCCAACCATCTGGGGCGACCGAGGATGGTGTGGATAAACCCTGGCACAAGGCGGCACCGGTCGTGACCGATCTGAACAACAACGAAGTGCCGGAAGCTGGGCCAACCGATGCCAGCGGACCGACGGCAGGCTCGCTCCGGTCGTTCTACGACGGCCGCTGTGTGTTCGTGACGGGCGGCACTGGCTTCCTGGGCAAGGTGCTGATCGAGAAGCTGTTGCGAGCGTGCGGTGGACTGCGCACCATCTACATCCTGTTGCGCCCGAAGCGCGGGCTGTCAAGCGAGCAGCGGTACCGGGAGTTCGTGCGGCATCCGGTCTTCGATCGGCTGCGGGCCAAGACGCCCCAGCTGCTCGAGAAGGTGGTGTGCGTCGGCGGTGACATCTCGTTGCCGCAGCTCGGGCTGTCCGAGCGCGACCACCAGGCACTGCTGGAGCAGGTGAGCGTCGTGTTCCacgtggccgccaccgtccgctTCAACGAGGCCCTGGCTGAGGCGGCCACCCTCAACACCGTCGGCACCAAGCGGGTGCTGGAGCTGTGCGCGGAGATGCTCCAACTACAG aGTGTAGTCCACGTCTCGACCGCCTACAGTAACCCGTGCAGGAGCGAGGTCGACGAGGTGGTCTACCCGGCACCGATGGACCCGGACCAGTTCGTCCAGTGCGTCCAGATGCTGCCGGGCGAAGTGTTGAACGCGATCGCCAGCAAGCTCCAGGGTACGCACCCGAACACGTACACACTGACCAAGTCGATCACGGAGCAACTGGTGGCGGGCTACGCCGGCCGCTTGCCCGTCTGCATCGTGCGGCCCTCGATCGTAACCGGAGCCGTCGCGGAACCGTACCCCGGTTGGATCGACAACGTGTACGGCATTACCG GCATCATGATGGAGATCGGACGGGGcacgatcagcagcatcatgTGCGACGAGCGCTGCACCATGGACGTCATCCCGGTCGACATCGTCTGCAACACGCTGATCGCGGCGGCCTGGGAGACCCAGCTGAG TTGCCCGTCGGCACCGCTGCGCGTGTACAACTGTACGTCCGGCCAGATCAACGGCATCAAGTGGCACGAGTACGGCCGCCTCACGCAGCAGTCCGCCGTCCGCAACCCGACCAAGTACGTGATGCTGTACCCgggcttccgcttccggaccAACCGGGCCGTGCACAAGCTggtcgagctgctgctgcacttccTACCGGCCTACCTGTTCGACGTGGTGATGCGGGCGCAGGGCACCCGGCCGATCATGGCCAAGATTGCGCGCCGGTTCCAGCGGGCCGCCGACACCGGCGAGTACTTTGCGATGCACGAGTGGACCTTCCGCAACGACAACCTGCGCCGGCTCGGTGCCCGGGTCGGGCAGGACGCGGACGGGGCCGAGTTCCGGACCGACGTCAGCGGGCTCGATTGGCCGGCGTACATCGAGGCGTACATGCTCGGCATCCGCCGGTACGTGCTGAAGGACGAGCTCGACAGCCTGGGGCAGGCCCGTGCCAAGCTGCACCGGTTGCTGTGGGTTAAGCGCATCCTGCAGCTCGCgaccctgctgctggcgtacTACCTGCTCAGCTGGGTTCTCTTTCGATGGCAGCGCGTCTAG
- the LOC128269729 gene encoding sodium-independent sulfate anion transporter-like, whose protein sequence is MAEEPEELQTLKGRTFSYVDRKSPDATGTPPGGRSVRGVWKGLVGRCGPIQRRLPILGWIRRYDRADGVADLIAGLTLGLTIIPQSMAYATIAGLPSQYGLYAAFMGSLVYVFLGTVKEVSIGPTSLMALLTYQYTAGRPAEYVVVLAFAAGLVELAMGVGRLGFLVCLISVPVTSAFSSATALIIIGSQLRNLLGLSRGTGSGFFGTLLDVTRQLPEASGPDTALGAVCLVALVALQQLPKVRGTADRWRRTLWYVSLARNALVVLACAIVSFYWTTPVDSDSTSGATPWRLSGTVEPGIPTFELPTHVTSSVGNRTVGFVEMAVELGDGLLLVPLVAILANVAIAKAFASGQAVDATQELIALGLCNIIGSCFRAMPTTGAFTRSAISHASGVRTPLAGLYCALATLLALGVLTPYFYYIPRATLAAVLIAAVAPMLDLPIVARLRRTGSPTDLLAWTVCFGVCLLASVEVGLLCGMAVSLLEPLRVSIWPRCHCETVHEPRQRFSFRRVRPEHGLLYTSVDRLRTLVLAEMAAAEEAAKEAAAGDDEDPTVAIVLDCGRLVALDYSAAKALKDLADEVTRLGATLLLRDVPDRWRHRLGQLHETEHGLTFSQ, encoded by the exons ATGGCGGAAGAACCGGAAGAACTGCAAACTCTGAAGGGCCGTACCTTCTCCTACGTTGACCGGAAGTCACCGGATGCCACCGGTACTCCTCCCGGGGGGCGCTCCGTTCGGGGCGTGTGGAAAGGGCTTGTGGGGCGTTGTGGCCCAATCCAGCGCCGGCTACCGATACTGGGCTGGATTCGACGGTACGATCGGGCCGACGGTGTGGCCGATCTGATCGCCGGCCTGACGCTCGGTCTGACCATCATCCCGCAGAGCATGGCGTACGCGACCATCGCGGGTCTTCCGTCGCAGTACGGTCTGTACGCGGCTTTCATGG GATCGCTGGTGTACGTGTTTCTCGGCACCGTCAAGGAGGTGTCGATCGGACCGACCAGTCTGATGGCGCTGCTCACGTACCAGTACACGGCGGGCCGGCCTGCCGAGTACGTGGTGGTGCTCGCGTTTGCCGCGGGGCTCGTCGAGCTGGCGATGGGGGTCGGGCGGCTCGGGTTCCTCGTCTGCCTAATCTCGGTCCCGGTCACGTCCGCCTTCAGTTCGGCCACCGCGCTCATCATTATCGGGTCGCAGCTGCGCAACTTGCTCGGGTTGTCCCGCGGCACCGGCAGTGGCTTCTTCGGCACGCTGCTGGATGTGACCAGGCAGCTACCGGAAGCGTCCGGTCCCGATACCGCCCTCGGTGCGGTGTGCCTCGTTGCGCTCGTAGCGCTCCAGCAACTGCCCAAGGTACGCGGAACTGCCGACAGATGGCGTCGCACGCTTTGGTACGTATCCCTTGCCCGGAATGCGCTCGTTGTCCTTGCGTGCGCCATCGTCTCCTTCTACTGGACGACGCCAGTGGACAGTGACTCCACGTCCGGGGCCACACCCTGGCGACTCTCGGGGACCGTCGAGCCGGGCATCCCAACGTTCGAGCTACCGACGCACGTCACCAGCAGCGTCGGTAACCGGACCGTGGGCTTCGTCGAGATGGCGGTCGAGCTGGGcgacgggctgctgctggtaccgCTCGTCGCCATCTTGGCCAACGTGGCGATTGCCAAAGCGTTCG CCTCCGGCCAAGCGGTGGACGCCACGCAGGAGCTGATCGCACTCGGGCTGTGCAACATCATCGGTTCGTGTTTCCGCGCCATGCCCACCACCGGAGccttcacccggtcggccaTCAGCCACGCGAGCGGAGTCCGGACGCCGCTGGCCGGTCTCTACTGTGCCCTGGCCACCCTGCTCGCCCTCGGGGTGCTGACGCCGTACTTCTACTACATTCCGCGCGCCACGCTGGCTGCCGTGCTGattgccgccgtcgccccgATGCTTGACCTACCGATCGTGGCCCGCCTGCGGCGCACCGGGTCCCCCACCGACCTGCTCGCGTGGACCGTGTGCTTCGGCGTGTGTCTGCTGGCCAGCGTCGAGGTCGGGCTGCTGTGCGGGATGGCGGTCAGCCTGCTCGAACCACTGCGGGTGTCGATCTGGCCGCGCTGTCACTGCGAAACGGTACACGAGCCCCGCCAGCGGTTCAGCTTCCGGCGGGTTCGCCCCGAGCACGGGTTGCTGTACACGAGCGTCGATCGCCTCCGGACTCTGGTGTTGGCCGAAATGGCAGCGGCTGAGGAGGCGGCAAAGgaagcggcggccggcgacgacgaagacccGACCGTGGCGATTGTCCTGGACTGTGGGCGGCTGGTGGCGCTGGACTATAGTGCGGCGAAGGCGCTGAAGGACCTGGCCGACGAGGTGACCCGGCTTGGCGCGACGCTGCTGCTCCGCGACGTTCCCGACCGCTGGCGGCATCGGCTCGGGCAGCTCCACGAGACGGAGCACGGTCTGACGTTCAGTcagtga
- the LOC128267844 gene encoding uncharacterized protein LOC128267844, which produces MSDTEADANGSTNGEPAGGTAVTNGSQPLLPSQKVLEEEEAERMAEEERKRNREPPIIFTEVDSKLELERLVDFVDGKLSEEEQEAVDQLHQYLLLGEGAWTFGDCFLVFVGRIFRDQQCFSTDVRVHLLRALANAALKEDIILLLHQDRKDHVLMNFAQDIDRHPPEEQQSIALFMCNLFENNNASEWLLYISEWSYNGQTTSNIRATTKVAVHCLLATCPRLQDIGTALVHNVACKEVKTVVFDDVAVEISMALLQFFNNAPNEEHLFRTMKALAKFVQVSPDVPQFVQMIGPHPKNFKGKSERVDTLIEQISKKVR; this is translated from the exons ATGTCGGACACGGAGGCGGACGCGAATGGGAGCACCAACGGGGAACCGGCGGGTGGCACGGCGGTTACCAACGGCTCCCAGCCGCTGCTGCCCTCACAGAAGGTTCTCGAGGAAGAGGAAGCGGAGCGGATGGCCGAGGAAGAACGAAAGCGCAACCGTGAGCCGCCCATCATCTTCACCGAGGTCGAT TCgaagctggagctggaacgGCTGGTGGACTTCGTGGACGGTAAGCTGTCGGAGGAGGAACAGGAAGCGGTCGACCAGCTGCACCAGTACCTGCTGCTGGGCGAGGGCGCCTGGACGTTCGGCGACTGCTTCCTGGTGTTCGTCGGGCGTATCTTCCGCGACCAGCAGTGCTTCTCGACGGACGTACGCGTCCACCTGCTCCGGGCGCTCGCCAATGCCGCCCTCAAGGAGGACAtcatactgctgctgcaccaggACCGCAAGGACCACGTGCTGATGAACTTCGCCCAGGACATCGATCGCCATCCACCGGAGGAGCAGCAGTCGATCGCACTGTTC ATGTGCAACCTGTTCGAGAACAACAACGCGTCCGAGTGGCTGCTGTACATCTCCGAGTGGAGCTACAACGGCCAGACGACGTCCAACATccgggcgacgacgaaggtGGCCGTCCACTGTCTGCTCGCCACCTGCCCCCGGTTGCAGGACATCGGTACGGCGCTCGTGCACAACGTTGCCTGCAAGGAGGTGAAGACGGTCGTGTTCGACGACGTGGCGGTCGAGATATCGATGGCGCTGCTCCAGTTCTTCAACAACGCACCCAACGAGGAGCACCTCTTCCGCACGATGAAGGCACTGGCCAAGTTCGTTCAG GTCTCACCGGATGTGCCCCAGTTTGTGCAGATGATCGGACCGCACCCGAAGAACTTCAAGGGCAAAAGCGAACGGGTCGACACACTGATCGAGCAGATCAGCAAAAAAGTACGCTAG